The Propionispora hippei DSM 15287 genome includes the window GAACACACAGCTAGTTGAGATTGTACACAAGGGAATTGTGACAACAGTCCGTTTTCTTCCGGAGAACCAAATAGAAGTAATCAGTAGCGAGTATAAGAAAACCGCCTGAGATATAGTGCATCCACAGAGCTGCTGGACGGCCAGGATGAATACCCAGTTTTTAGGGTGTTCCCTGGTTGTTTTTTTATGGTTTCGCGAAAAAGTTTTTTTAAATAGGAAAAGAGCCTGCCTATTTAGTTTTTATCCTTAAGTCACAGAGCAAAGGAAGGAGGTGAGAAAGCGATGGGGCCAAACGAAAGACGCCAGGAAATCATGGAAACCCTCTGCCACAGACGGCAGGAAACAATGAATAATTTGGCGTTTGAGTTTGGCGTCAGTATCCGGACCATCCGGAACGATATTGACATCCTGTCGCTTTCTTATCCTCTGGAAACTGTGCGCGGTCGTTACGGCGGCGGTGTCCGAGTTATGGACGGGTTTTACATGAACCGCAAATACCTAAAGCCCGAACAAAGGGATTTGCTGGTGCGGCTAAGTACGAACCTGTCCGGCAAAGACCTCGCCGTAATGAACGGCATCCTGCAGGAGTTTGCTCTGAATCAATAACACGGGCTGTACGCCCGAATGCAGAAAGGATGCAATGAGATGAAAAAAGTTTTTGTGTGCTCCCCATACCGAGGCAATATCGAGAAAAACACGAAAAGGGCTGTTTTTGCCGCCAGGGTCATTTGCAACTGCGGCTATATCCCTGTAGTGCCGCACCTCTATTTCACGCAATTCCTGAATGACGAGGACCAGTTTGAAAGAATCCGCGGCATCGAG containing:
- a CDS encoding HTH domain-containing protein, which codes for MGPNERRQEIMETLCHRRQETMNNLAFEFGVSIRTIRNDIDILSLSYPLETVRGRYGGGVRVMDGFYMNRKYLKPEQRDLLVRLSTNLSGKDLAVMNGILQEFALNQ